The window TTGTATTACTATTTTCAATTGAGAAAAGGGGTAATATActtacagtgtaaaatatttttacactgtcaaccaattacCACCATGTgcccaattaaattatttttttattttaaaaaaaatttaatgatatggcaaagtgtaaaattattttacaccgtcagtacactaccttttaacttttttcaattttatttttaagaaaaatagtttatttatttattttgttaagaCCTACTTACTACTCGTGAAATACCATGGATCAGACTCAGAACAGAATCGGTTAATAATTGCAAACGAACCAACCCACACCATTTGATATGGGATATATGCATAGCGTGATAAATGGGGCGGAATAGCCCGCATACCCACCTTTAATTATAGTAGtaattgtatttttaaataatattttaaattgaaatgATTTGTAATATGAGATAAATGAATTTCTAAGTAACAAATAGAAAATACTTAACATGTGAAAAGATTTAATTACCAAATACAGACATCACATCACAAATTCATAATTTCAAAAGGTTAAGTGAAAAATTCAGAAAATCCGTATGAAATATCGATTGAACAAGATGAGTGATTCATAGGATTTTCTAAATAAAAGTAACACTCAACATTAACAACAGAAcccaatcaaaaaaaaaaaaaaaacattaacaacAGAACAAACACAAAACTGAATAACAGAAACTAGAAAATGAACAGTAGCATGCAAATAGATGGAGAGAAACACTCAATATGTATCAAATGATTCTTTTTGTGAGCTTGACCTTAAATCCATGTTTCATGCGAAGAACAATAGAAACCCTTGGAGCAACCGAATGACCTTCCACAACATGTATATGAAACTTCCATAACATAGCAGAAGCAACCATTTTCATTTGAACAAAGCTAATATCTTTTCCCAAACAACTTCTTGGACCTGCATTGAACGCTATGAACTTGTAAGATGGTACATGTATAATCTCTCCTCTATCTGATATCCATCTCTCTGGCTTAAATTTCATGCAATCATCtccccatatttctttcctccttCCCATTGCATACAAAGAATATATTAACTTTGTATTTGCACTAACATGGTCTCCACTAGGTAGTATATCAGAATTGATTGGACATTTGTGCTGAAATGGTATAACAGGATAGAGCCTCAAGGATTCACATATAGTTCCATGAAGGTACACTAGCTTATCAAGTTTTTCAACACTTAGGTTAGTGATGAAATCCTCCTCTTGGTTTTCACAATTATCTTTGATCTCTTGAATGATTTTAGCTTCCACATTAGGATGAGTTGAAACAAGCCAAAAGAACCAACTCAAACCAGCACTGATTGTTCCATTTCCTGCACCCAAGAGATTGACAGCAGTGTCTCTAATATACTTCTCATTCTTAACCATCTCATCCTTCTGCAAGCCTTCTTTCATTATTAGTTCCTTTAGCAAGCATGAATGACTTTCATCCATATCTTTGGAGATAGCTATACATTTGGACAGGAATTCATGAAGATTTTGTTGAGCTaccttgttcttcttctcttgacCAATTTGTAGCCATCTTTGAAGCTTCCAAATACATTTTGGTATACAGTGCCTATACAATAATGTATCCTCAAGCACAGAAATAGCTTTTACATAAGCGATCTCTGATAACTCATTGAAATTGTAAGGAAGGCAATTAGGATCAAATCCAAAAGATGAAGTGCACGTAATATCAAACGTGAACCTCTCAAGAATATCTTGTAAATCAAGTATTTGACCACCATTAGATGCTTGATCAAGAAGTGGTACTAGACAGTTATCTAACTTCTTTTGAATGTTTTGTTGAAGGGATATCATAAAActtttatttttgagtaatgAATGAAGTACTGCTCTCTCTTGCTTCCATTCAATGGAATCCAAATTGAAAATAccatcaccaagaatttcaaaaatCTCATGAAAATCAGTACCTTTTCCATAGTTGCTGAATTTCTTGCTAGTGATGTGGTGCACATTCATAGGGTCAGTGGTGATGATAATATTGGCCATGTTTGTGAACCAAGGTCCT of the Vicia villosa cultivar HV-30 ecotype Madison, WI unplaced genomic scaffold, Vvil1.0 ctg.001256F_1_1, whole genome shotgun sequence genome contains:
- the LOC131634203 gene encoding alkane hydroxylase MAH1-like, with the translated sequence MALFEYISLFVAFLFIILFNIWRRTKNVPIPNWPIIGMLPLVLHNLSNIHDFITLGSKQYGSTFHFKGPWFTNMANIIITTDPMNVHHITSKKFSNYGKGTDFHEIFEILGDGIFNLDSIEWKQERAVLHSLLKNKSFMISLQQNIQKKLDNCLVPLLDQASNGGQILDLQDILERFTFDITCTSSFGFDPNCLPYNFNELSEIAYVKAISVLEDTLLYRHCIPKCIWKLQRWLQIGQEKKNKVAQQNLHEFLSKCIAISKDMDESHSCLLKELIMKEGLQKDEMVKNEKYIRDTAVNLLGAGNGTISAGLSWFFWLVSTHPNVEAKIIQEIKDNCENQEEDFITNLSVEKLDKLVYLHGTICESLRLYPVIPFQHKCPINSDILPSGDHVSANTKLIYSLYAMGRRKEIWGDDCMKFKPERWISDRGEIIHVPSYKFIAFNAGPRSCLGKDISFVQMKMVASAMLWKFHIHVVEGHSVAPRVSIVLRMKHGFKVKLTKRII